A region from the candidate division WOR-3 bacterium genome encodes:
- the miaA gene encoding tRNA (adenosine(37)-N6)-dimethylallyltransferase MiaA — MKKNFPVIVILGPTASGKTSMAVKCAEKFSGEIVSADSRQVYEGLDIGTGKDMDELKRVKFHLVDIVQPGEFFNLKIFQYLAYRAIEDITDRSKLPVICGGTALYLDCILNRYEIPSVKPDHGARKKLDGSRAGLIEAAKEAGIETPERIEKRKLLRKIEIFRSDGSPGDVPEISHPDARFLTIGLKLERSLQKSMITKRLEMRIEQGMIDEVYFLCEKGVSEDWLKSLGLEYRWCIGYLKGEYTFDFFFRGLRSDIVAFSKRQNSWYRRMEKKGLKIEWFSPDDQDAVFDKISDFV, encoded by the coding sequence GTGAAAAAAAACTTTCCTGTCATAGTCATTCTGGGGCCCACTGCGAGCGGTAAAACATCAATGGCGGTAAAGTGCGCCGAAAAGTTTTCAGGAGAGATCGTCTCTGCTGATTCCAGACAGGTTTACGAAGGTCTCGATATCGGCACGGGAAAGGACATGGATGAATTAAAAAGGGTGAAATTTCATCTGGTGGACATAGTTCAGCCCGGCGAATTTTTCAATCTTAAAATTTTCCAGTATCTCGCATACAGAGCAATAGAAGATATTACGGACAGATCCAAGCTTCCGGTTATATGCGGAGGGACGGCTCTCTATCTGGATTGCATCCTTAACAGATACGAAATCCCCTCAGTCAAACCGGATCACGGAGCGAGAAAAAAACTCGACGGTTCCCGCGCGGGTTTAATTGAAGCCGCGAAAGAAGCGGGGATAGAAACTCCTGAGAGAATCGAAAAAAGAAAATTGCTGAGAAAAATTGAGATATTCCGAAGCGACGGCAGTCCGGGAGACGTTCCGGAGATCAGTCATCCTGACGCCCGTTTTCTGACAATAGGACTGAAGTTGGAGAGAAGCCTTCAAAAATCGATGATAACGAAAAGGCTTGAGATGAGAATAGAACAGGGAATGATAGACGAAGTGTACTTTCTCTGCGAAAAGGGAGTTTCCGAGGATTGGCTCAAGTCTTTGGGACTGGAATACAGGTGGTGTATCGGATATCTGAAAGGCGAATATACTTTTGACTTTTTTTTCAGGGGTTTGAGGTCGGACATTGTCGCTTTTTCAAAGCGGCAGAATTCCTGGTACAGGAGAATGGAGAAAAAAGGTCTAAAAATAGAATGGTTCTCTCCCGACGACCAAGATGCCGTTTTCGATAAAATCAGTGATTTCGTGTGA
- a CDS encoding purine-nucleoside phosphorylase has product MNYKAFLEHQIIQTGANWMDEQGAGDPEVLVILGSGLSGILRHYSKIDLEIQMKNVPGLFDPTAPTHEGVIYFGDLCGKRAAIMNGRLHHYEGFGEWEIVRALRMIGWLGTRMVVITNSAGGLRKEMKEGDVMVITDHINLQCKNPLTGPNIDIFGQRFPMMAHAYTPDYIRIADEVSSLLKIRLHFGVYAAVLGPAFETAAETKMLRILGADAVGMSTVSEVIAAVHMGMDVLGLSVITNINDPDSMTPADEESMNKYATVGGRTLEDLIINFLERAKIGSKEQE; this is encoded by the coding sequence ATGAACTACAAGGCATTTCTCGAACACCAGATAATTCAGACCGGAGCAAATTGGATGGACGAGCAGGGAGCCGGAGATCCTGAGGTTTTGGTGATACTCGGTTCCGGCCTGTCCGGAATTCTAAGGCACTACTCTAAAATTGACCTCGAAATACAGATGAAAAATGTCCCCGGTCTTTTCGACCCGACCGCGCCGACCCACGAAGGCGTCATTTATTTCGGCGACCTTTGCGGCAAAAGAGCCGCGATTATGAACGGACGGCTTCATCATTACGAAGGTTTTGGGGAATGGGAAATCGTGCGGGCTCTCAGAATGATCGGCTGGCTGGGAACGAGAATGGTGGTGATAACAAATTCAGCCGGAGGTTTGAGAAAAGAAATGAAGGAAGGCGACGTCATGGTAATCACCGATCACATAAACCTTCAGTGTAAAAATCCACTGACCGGGCCTAATATAGACATATTTGGGCAAAGATTTCCGATGATGGCGCACGCTTACACTCCCGATTATATAAGAATTGCCGATGAAGTATCGAGCCTTTTGAAAATACGGTTACATTTCGGGGTATATGCCGCAGTTCTCGGACCGGCTTTCGAAACGGCCGCCGAGACAAAAATGCTCAGGATTTTGGGGGCAGACGCCGTAGGCATGTCGACAGTCTCGGAAGTGATAGCAGCCGTTCACATGGGAATGGATGTGCTGGGTCTGTCGGTTATAACAAACATCAACGATCCTGATTCAATGACTCCGGCAGACGAAGAATCTATGAACAAATACGCGACCGTCGGAGGAAGGACTTTGGAAGATTTGATTATAAATTTTCTAGAAAGAGCGAAAATAGGCTCAAAAGAACAGGAGTGA
- a CDS encoding carboxypeptidase regulatory-like domain-containing protein → MKRLFGLILVFAAFSSVQAKESVVRIRLHSDDVRLECRNIRTVPDRIVGPRLIETVLTERMIEEVESRGYDVEIIVDDYSKYLDSLFSQPDWSAYHSHSQTVAFIESLAVSNPNIVSVETLGYSIQNRVIQAIKITDNPHQNEFEPEIRFDGNHHGDETPSVEVCLWLAYRLCQGYGANPYLTSLVDNREIWIIPMMNPDGRTNLTRYNANGVDINRDYGYMWDREGSSTSPFSQPESRALGELMRSRNFSSAASYHGGTVQISQAWSYHYDAPKDAAVYDNLWGYYSVITGYSHGQGSHTMYYINGPTKDYDYGVSGCIGSTVEICLIKNPPANSIEAICNREDSAMFVLIQKASQGIAGTVTDSVTGNPLWASVKVLEIGWPVYTDADFGDYHRYVLPGTYSIKIEAPGYKPKTVTGITTTADTFTRVDVQLAPWDSSYAFKIPICNVPNYNDQNHTLTVNALGAPDGQYLSLGVRFETGQRQGWAVFDMGPDTPVRNRPGPDMIIYEGNDGTAEACSVYVGNFPTWSGPWFFVGMTSGTSGIDINSSNLTEARYVMLVDDGNGSYTGGTPGYDLDAIQAYSLPQNAAIIISDHSFSPVCQMPGDTVSAVITLLNTGLSTGYDIDVTLSSLTAGVTALDSTAHLDSLASCSTAVAGGFSVYVDPAVSVGTLVNLEVTVELSSVVNTVDTLGFLVGFQGFIDSVENGQGTWTHSGTSDQWHITEYRSHSPTHSWYCGNSATHVYSNSVNASLISQDMLVGNDCVFMFWERYNTESGWDTVLVEYSLNGTTWNTISSRFGTDSVWHETSYDLNMIPVGSTVKFRFRFHSDGSVTREGWFVDDIRMYNPLGVEEEIVLIPENRVLSIKPSSLFNRGTAVFYVTGASSSDPAEFILFDITGRIIRSEDVFRSGPFEINLTDRRGNLLPQSSYFAVLKRGVNVSVCKFTVL, encoded by the coding sequence ATGAAAAGACTTTTTGGTTTGATTTTAGTCTTTGCGGCATTTTCAAGCGTTCAGGCGAAAGAGAGTGTCGTGAGAATCAGGCTTCACTCGGACGACGTAAGGCTTGAGTGCAGGAACATAAGAACGGTCCCGGACAGGATTGTCGGTCCGAGGCTGATAGAAACCGTTTTGACTGAAAGAATGATAGAGGAAGTGGAATCGAGAGGTTACGATGTAGAGATAATAGTAGATGATTACTCAAAATACCTGGACAGCCTTTTCAGCCAACCCGATTGGTCGGCTTATCACAGTCACTCTCAGACAGTAGCGTTCATCGAGAGTCTTGCCGTGTCAAATCCGAACATCGTGTCTGTTGAGACTCTCGGGTATTCGATTCAGAACAGAGTCATACAGGCAATAAAAATCACGGACAATCCTCATCAAAACGAATTTGAACCGGAGATACGTTTCGACGGCAATCATCACGGAGACGAAACTCCGAGCGTCGAAGTCTGTCTTTGGCTGGCTTACAGACTCTGTCAGGGATATGGAGCCAACCCCTATCTGACCAGCCTCGTCGACAACAGGGAAATATGGATTATTCCCATGATGAATCCCGACGGAAGGACCAATCTGACAAGGTACAACGCCAACGGTGTCGATATAAACCGCGATTACGGCTACATGTGGGACAGGGAGGGGTCCAGCACCAGCCCGTTTTCCCAACCCGAAAGCCGGGCTCTCGGAGAACTCATGAGATCAAGGAATTTTTCCTCGGCCGCATCATATCACGGTGGAACGGTCCAGATATCCCAGGCGTGGAGCTATCACTACGACGCTCCAAAAGACGCCGCCGTGTACGACAATTTGTGGGGCTACTATTCGGTGATCACAGGTTATTCACACGGACAGGGTTCCCACACGATGTATTATATAAACGGACCGACCAAAGATTACGATTACGGAGTTTCCGGCTGCATTGGTTCAACTGTTGAAATTTGTCTTATAAAAAACCCTCCGGCAAATTCGATAGAAGCTATCTGCAACAGGGAAGACAGTGCGATGTTCGTCCTGATTCAGAAAGCTTCACAAGGTATCGCCGGCACAGTGACGGACTCAGTGACGGGAAATCCTCTCTGGGCAAGCGTAAAAGTCCTGGAGATAGGTTGGCCCGTATATACTGACGCGGATTTCGGCGATTATCACAGATACGTTTTGCCCGGAACATATTCCATAAAAATTGAAGCTCCGGGATACAAACCCAAGACTGTGACGGGAATAACCACGACCGCGGACACCTTCACGAGAGTCGACGTCCAATTGGCTCCCTGGGACTCTTCCTATGCTTTCAAAATACCGATATGCAACGTTCCTAATTACAACGATCAAAACCACACCCTGACGGTAAACGCGCTTGGAGCGCCGGACGGCCAGTATCTTTCACTCGGTGTCAGATTTGAAACCGGACAAAGACAGGGATGGGCCGTTTTCGACATGGGACCTGACACACCTGTCAGGAACAGACCTGGACCGGACATGATCATATATGAAGGAAACGACGGAACTGCTGAAGCGTGCAGTGTTTACGTCGGCAACTTCCCGACTTGGTCCGGACCCTGGTTTTTTGTCGGAATGACCAGCGGTACATCAGGAATAGACATAAATTCCTCGAATTTAACTGAAGCAAGGTACGTCATGCTTGTCGACGACGGCAACGGTTCTTACACAGGCGGCACTCCGGGTTACGACTTAGACGCGATACAGGCATACTCTCTCCCTCAAAATGCAGCCATAATAATATCCGATCATTCTTTCTCTCCGGTTTGCCAGATGCCCGGCGACACTGTTTCCGCTGTCATAACTCTTCTCAACACCGGACTGTCCACCGGTTACGACATAGACGTGACCCTGTCTTCTTTGACCGCAGGTGTCACGGCTCTCGATTCTACGGCACACCTTGACAGCCTGGCTTCCTGTTCGACTGCGGTCGCGGGAGGATTTTCGGTTTACGTTGATCCCGCCGTTTCGGTAGGAACTCTCGTCAATTTAGAGGTTACTGTCGAATTGTCTTCGGTCGTTAACACTGTAGACACTTTAGGTTTTCTCGTCGGTTTTCAGGGGTTTATCGACTCGGTCGAAAACGGACAGGGAACGTGGACTCATTCGGGAACCAGTGATCAGTGGCACATAACCGAATACAGGTCTCACAGTCCGACTCACAGCTGGTATTGCGGTAACTCCGCCACGCACGTTTACTCGAACAGCGTCAACGCGAGTTTGATATCGCAGGACATGCTCGTCGGAAATGACTGCGTTTTCATGTTTTGGGAACGTTACAACACAGAATCGGGATGGGACACCGTATTGGTAGAGTATTCGCTGAACGGAACGACATGGAATACAATCAGTTCAAGATTTGGAACAGACAGTGTCTGGCACGAGACTTCATACGATTTGAACATGATACCTGTCGGCAGCACGGTAAAATTCAGGTTCAGGTTTCATTCAGACGGTTCGGTAACGCGTGAAGGCTGGTTCGTCGACGACATAAGAATGTACAATCCCCTCGGTGTCGAAGAAGAAATTGTCCTGATTCCCGAAAACCGTGTTTTGTCAATCAAGCCTTCTTCGCTTTTTAACAGAGGAACTGCTGTTTTTTACGTCACGGGAGCCAGCTCATCCGATCCTGCGGAGTTCATTTTGTTCGACATAACGGGCAGGATCATAAGAAGCGAGGATGTTTTTAGATCCGGACCCTTTGAAATAAATCTGACAGACCGCAGAGGGAATCTTCTTCCTCAGTCCAGTTATTTCGCGGTGTTGAAAAGAGGAGTAAATGTTTCAGTTTGCAAGTTCACCGTATTATAG
- the gcvT gene encoding glycine cleavage system aminomethyltransferase GcvT, with protein MTEPELKTTPFYEEHLKNAAKIVPFAGFKMPIQYPAGIVSEVLNVRTTAGLFDVSHMGEIEIRGKQAADFVNFIVTNDVSNLPDKGVLYTAMCYPGGGIVDDLLVYRLENYFLLVVNASNIEKDFSWITENSAGFDVEIANKSDETAQLALQGPVSEKIMQNIADIDYGSLGFYQSARTEIENVPVIISRTGYTGEDGFEIYSPADRSTFLWQKILDAGEKFSACPVGLAARDILRLEMCYCLYGNDISKDTTPLEAGLGWVVKLEKQDFVGKKVLLDQKQNGVDRRLVHFVMNGKGVARKGFAIHSAGEVVGEVTSGAYSPILDKSVGMGYVKTGHHKINSRIDIDVRSKLFEAVIVKPPFYKNATHK; from the coding sequence ATGACTGAACCGGAACTCAAGACGACACCTTTTTACGAAGAACACCTGAAAAATGCAGCAAAAATAGTGCCGTTCGCGGGTTTTAAAATGCCCATCCAGTATCCCGCCGGAATTGTATCCGAAGTTTTAAACGTCCGCACAACGGCGGGATTGTTCGACGTCTCTCACATGGGCGAAATCGAAATCAGGGGCAAGCAAGCTGCGGATTTTGTCAATTTCATAGTCACAAACGATGTCTCGAACCTGCCCGATAAAGGAGTACTGTACACTGCCATGTGCTACCCCGGAGGCGGGATAGTTGACGATTTACTTGTCTACAGACTCGAGAATTACTTCCTTCTCGTGGTCAACGCTTCCAACATAGAAAAAGATTTCAGCTGGATAACTGAGAACTCAGCAGGATTCGATGTTGAGATCGCCAATAAATCCGATGAAACGGCGCAACTTGCGCTACAGGGACCCGTTTCGGAAAAAATAATGCAAAACATTGCCGACATAGATTACGGATCTCTCGGATTTTATCAGAGCGCCCGGACTGAAATCGAAAATGTGCCCGTTATCATATCCAGGACAGGTTACACGGGAGAAGACGGCTTTGAGATTTATTCCCCCGCAGACAGGTCTACTTTTCTCTGGCAAAAAATTCTTGACGCCGGAGAGAAATTTTCCGCATGCCCTGTTGGCCTTGCCGCCAGAGACATTTTGCGGCTCGAAATGTGCTATTGCCTTTACGGGAATGACATATCAAAAGACACCACACCGCTGGAAGCAGGATTAGGATGGGTGGTAAAACTTGAAAAACAGGATTTTGTAGGGAAGAAAGTTTTACTCGATCAGAAACAAAACGGAGTGGACCGAAGGCTTGTTCATTTCGTGATGAACGGGAAAGGAGTCGCCAGGAAAGGATTCGCCATACATTCCGCCGGCGAAGTTGTCGGAGAAGTGACCAGCGGCGCTTATTCCCCAATTCTCGACAAAAGCGTAGGCATGGGATATGTTAAAACAGGCCATCACAAGATAAATTCACGGATTGACATAGACGTCAGATCAAAATTATTTGAAGCGGTCATCGTCAAACCGCCTTTTTACAAAAACGCAACGCACAAATAA
- the gcvH gene encoding glycine cleavage system protein GcvH, translated as MSETTIMPDLFYTATHEWVKVENQKITIGLTDFAQQELSDIVYLEYHAAEGDIVKKGDSLCTVEAVKTAEDIFSPVDGKILKINVALPDNPSLLNKEPYEGGWIAVIETSEEFSPAYLLSAEDYKMVVLESAH; from the coding sequence ATGTCCGAAACGACAATTATGCCGGATCTTTTTTACACAGCAACTCACGAATGGGTTAAAGTTGAAAACCAGAAAATCACGATCGGACTGACTGATTTCGCGCAACAAGAACTCTCAGACATTGTCTATTTGGAGTATCACGCCGCCGAAGGAGACATCGTAAAAAAAGGCGATTCCCTGTGCACAGTTGAAGCTGTGAAGACGGCAGAAGATATTTTTTCGCCTGTTGACGGCAAAATACTAAAGATAAATGTCGCTCTGCCGGACAATCCTTCCTTGCTCAACAAAGAACCTTACGAAGGTGGATGGATAGCCGTTATAGAAACCTCCGAAGAATTTTCTCCAGCCTATCTTCTCAGCGCCGAAGATTACAAAATGGTGGTGCTTGAAAGCGCTCATTAG
- the gcvPA gene encoding aminomethyl-transferring glycine dehydrogenase subunit GcvPA, with product MPYIPHTDDDKKNMLERIGFTDFDSLLKDISPDLPCKDHFDLPKGITECELIKLMQKTASQNCDSVKTLCFAGGGVYDHYIPAAVQHISSRPEFYTAYTPYQPEVSQGTLQVIFEFQSMICELTGMDVSNASMYDGATALSEALIICSKIKKKNRIIISQSFHPSVLKVAETYLSHGFELVKCPINEDGATDIKEMEKLLNTDTAAVAVPYTNFFGTIEPIADFIVGARSKGVLSVIYTNPLTLSLLEPPGAFGADFTVGEGQPLGIEMSYGGPLLGIFTSRREHIRAIPGRIIGETSDKKGNTGYVMTLQTREQHIKRERATSNICTNQALCALRAAVYLALMGKKGLEDAALRSHQNAQKLNSSLTAINGIKNVFPDSAFFNEFAIELPVDASVVSAKMLEKNIIAGIDLGIFDKKRKKQILIAVTEKRTDGELEYYADSIKEVLKEAK from the coding sequence ATGCCCTACATCCCTCACACAGATGACGATAAAAAGAATATGCTGGAAAGAATCGGATTTACTGATTTTGATTCTCTCTTGAAAGACATATCACCGGACCTGCCGTGCAAAGATCATTTCGACCTGCCCAAAGGAATAACCGAATGCGAACTTATAAAACTAATGCAAAAAACCGCTTCTCAAAACTGCGATTCCGTCAAAACACTGTGCTTCGCCGGAGGAGGAGTTTATGACCACTACATTCCTGCGGCTGTTCAGCACATATCATCGAGACCCGAATTTTACACTGCATACACGCCATACCAACCGGAAGTGAGCCAGGGCACTCTTCAGGTTATCTTCGAATTTCAATCAATGATCTGCGAACTGACGGGCATGGATGTTTCCAACGCTTCAATGTACGACGGAGCAACAGCACTTTCTGAAGCTCTGATAATATGTTCAAAAATAAAAAAGAAGAACAGGATAATTATTTCCCAATCATTTCACCCTTCGGTTCTTAAAGTTGCCGAGACTTATCTTTCTCACGGCTTCGAACTGGTCAAATGCCCGATAAACGAAGACGGTGCGACGGACATTAAAGAGATGGAAAAACTCTTGAACACAGATACGGCTGCTGTCGCGGTACCTTACACCAATTTTTTCGGGACGATTGAACCGATCGCCGATTTCATTGTCGGAGCACGCTCCAAAGGAGTTCTGTCGGTGATTTACACGAATCCGCTTACACTTTCACTGCTCGAACCGCCGGGAGCATTCGGCGCCGATTTCACTGTAGGTGAAGGCCAACCTCTCGGTATAGAAATGTCATACGGCGGCCCTCTTCTCGGCATTTTCACCTCAAGAAGAGAACACATCAGAGCAATACCAGGAAGGATAATCGGTGAAACTTCCGACAAAAAGGGCAACACAGGATATGTGATGACCCTTCAAACCAGAGAGCAGCACATTAAGAGGGAACGGGCAACGAGCAATATATGCACGAATCAGGCTCTGTGCGCACTCAGAGCGGCTGTTTATCTTGCCCTGATGGGGAAAAAAGGGCTTGAAGACGCCGCACTGCGTTCTCACCAGAACGCTCAAAAACTGAATTCATCACTGACCGCAATTAATGGAATAAAAAACGTTTTCCCCGATTCCGCTTTTTTCAATGAATTTGCCATAGAATTGCCTGTTGACGCTTCCGTCGTTTCGGCAAAGATGCTGGAGAAAAACATAATCGCCGGAATTGATCTCGGAATTTTCGACAAGAAAAGAAAAAAACAGATTCTCATAGCTGTCACTGAGAAAAGAACCGACGGAGAACTCGAGTATTACGCTGATTCAATCAAAGAAGTTTTAAAGGAGGCCAAATGA
- a CDS encoding 4Fe-4S binding protein encodes MTAVETYPKVVINASLCKGCGLCIIACPKNCLVASPDLNEKSFHPAAYTGEGCIGCGTCFYTCPEPGAIEVYPKDHKE; translated from the coding sequence ATGACCGCAGTTGAAACTTATCCCAAAGTAGTCATAAACGCTTCACTGTGCAAAGGATGCGGACTGTGCATAATAGCCTGCCCTAAAAATTGCCTTGTAGCTTCTCCCGATCTTAATGAAAAAAGCTTCCATCCCGCCGCTTATACTGGCGAAGGTTGCATAGGATGCGGGACGTGCTTTTACACATGCCCTGAACCCGGCGCCATAGAAGTTTATCCAAAAGATCACAAAGAATAG
- a CDS encoding 3-methyl-2-oxobutanoate dehydrogenase subunit VorB, with protein sequence MAKELIKGNYAVVKAAILAGAETYFGYPITPASEIAEGSAYYFPRVNRTFLQAESEVASINMLYGSGGAGARTLTASSGPGISLMQEGISYAVGAEVPCLIVNVMRAGPGLGNIAPEQADYNQSVKGGGHGSYHLIVLAPNSAQEMCDLTIRGFELADKYRIPVVLLSDAFIGQMMEPVEFPEPLPQKDLPKKPWSTQGTKEFSRSIINSIYLEPSEMEKHIERLGDKFRKIEENETAFEEFMTDDAEIILIGYGITSRILKDVTEIARKEGIKAGLFRPITLWPFPGKKLKELAKKTKNILVVEMSDGQLFDDIRLQTDCKTEIYLYKRMGGIVPTSAEILEQVKKITGRK encoded by the coding sequence ATGGCAAAAGAACTGATAAAAGGAAACTACGCCGTCGTCAAAGCGGCAATCCTAGCCGGTGCCGAGACATACTTCGGCTACCCGATAACGCCGGCTTCCGAAATAGCTGAAGGTTCGGCATATTATTTTCCCAGGGTCAACAGGACTTTCCTTCAGGCAGAAAGCGAAGTCGCTTCAATAAACATGCTCTATGGTTCAGGAGGAGCCGGAGCGAGAACACTGACCGCGAGTTCCGGCCCCGGCATCAGTCTCATGCAGGAAGGCATTTCCTATGCCGTCGGAGCTGAAGTCCCGTGCCTGATAGTCAACGTTATGAGAGCCGGACCGGGTCTCGGAAACATCGCTCCTGAACAGGCGGATTACAATCAGTCGGTCAAGGGCGGCGGACACGGGTCTTACCATCTCATTGTGCTGGCGCCTAATTCGGCACAGGAAATGTGCGACCTGACTATAAGGGGTTTCGAACTCGCCGATAAATACAGAATTCCGGTTGTGCTTCTTTCTGACGCGTTCATCGGCCAGATGATGGAACCCGTGGAATTTCCCGAACCGCTTCCCCAAAAAGACCTTCCTAAAAAACCATGGTCAACACAGGGAACCAAAGAATTTTCGCGCAGCATAATCAATTCGATTTATCTGGAACCCTCCGAAATGGAAAAACACATCGAAAGGCTCGGTGATAAATTCAGAAAGATTGAAGAGAATGAAACCGCGTTTGAGGAATTCATGACAGACGATGCTGAAATCATACTCATAGGTTACGGAATAACGTCGAGAATTCTCAAAGACGTCACTGAAATCGCGAGAAAAGAAGGTATAAAAGCCGGCCTTTTCAGGCCGATAACTCTTTGGCCGTTCCCGGGGAAAAAACTTAAAGAACTCGCCAAAAAAACAAAAAATATCCTTGTAGTAGAGATGTCAGATGGTCAGTTGTTCGATGACATCAGACTCCAGACAGACTGCAAAACAGAAATATATTTGTACAAAAGAATGGGCGGTATTGTTCCAACTTCGGCTGAAATACTTGAACAGGTCAAAAAAATAACGGGGAGGAAGTAA
- a CDS encoding 2-oxoacid:acceptor oxidoreductase family protein, translated as MGKVLRKPKSFYDEFFRNPSPDKGTTHYCPGCGHGIVHKYIAEAIEDFEIAGKTIWVSPVGCSVFGYYYFDCGHQQAPHGRAPAVATGIKRSRPDSVVISYQGDGDLAAIGGNEILHSANRGESITVFFVNNSIYGMTGGQMAPTTLVGQKTTTTPYGRNPANEGHPLRMAELISQLESPVYVERVSLHDTKHRIKARLAIRKALQIQMENKGFSFVEILSQCPSGWKVTPVDSLKWIEENQLPYFPVGVFKDVSSQRTPREIIRPLWENKKIKEALEFETQVNVYPEPKPKKEIFENPKIKIAGFGGQGILMLGVLLAESAMLAGKEVTWIPSYGPEMRGGTANCHVVIKSGKISNPSVDKPDILIAMNQPSLEKFEKDVAPGGLIIIDTTLVKKGVSRKDVQVLAKPFSEIADKELKNTKVTNSLILGALIGLTGLIDKTAVFDAFKTHISRENLIEINKSALEKGMNLTD; from the coding sequence ATGGGAAAAGTTTTGAGAAAACCCAAAAGTTTTTACGACGAATTTTTCAGAAATCCCAGCCCCGACAAAGGAACCACTCATTACTGTCCCGGCTGCGGACACGGCATTGTACATAAATACATTGCCGAAGCGATAGAAGATTTTGAAATCGCCGGTAAAACAATTTGGGTAAGTCCCGTCGGATGCAGCGTCTTCGGATACTATTACTTCGACTGTGGACATCAGCAGGCTCCCCACGGAAGGGCTCCCGCTGTAGCGACCGGAATAAAAAGGTCCCGGCCTGATTCCGTGGTGATAAGTTATCAGGGCGACGGCGATCTCGCGGCGATAGGCGGAAACGAGATACTCCACTCAGCCAACAGAGGGGAAAGCATAACCGTATTTTTCGTCAACAACAGCATATACGGAATGACAGGCGGACAGATGGCTCCGACCACTTTGGTCGGTCAGAAAACGACCACCACACCGTACGGAAGAAATCCTGCAAACGAAGGTCACCCTCTGAGAATGGCTGAATTGATATCTCAGCTTGAATCTCCGGTTTACGTCGAAAGGGTGAGCCTTCACGACACCAAGCACAGAATAAAAGCCAGACTAGCAATAAGAAAAGCTCTGCAGATTCAGATGGAAAATAAAGGATTTTCATTCGTCGAAATTCTCTCCCAGTGCCCTTCCGGCTGGAAAGTAACACCCGTCGACTCCCTGAAATGGATTGAAGAAAATCAGTTGCCGTATTTTCCTGTCGGTGTTTTCAAAGACGTGTCTTCACAAAGAACACCCCGGGAAATCATAAGACCTTTGTGGGAAAACAAAAAAATTAAAGAAGCTCTTGAGTTCGAAACGCAGGTAAACGTTTACCCTGAGCCAAAACCGAAAAAAGAAATATTCGAAAATCCCAAAATCAAAATAGCAGGTTTCGGGGGACAGGGAATTCTGATGCTCGGTGTACTTCTCGCCGAATCCGCGATGCTCGCAGGCAAAGAAGTGACCTGGATCCCTTCATACGGCCCTGAAATGAGGGGCGGTACGGCGAATTGCCACGTTGTCATAAAATCAGGAAAAATCTCGAACCCGAGCGTCGACAAACCCGACATACTGATTGCCATGAACCAGCCTTCATTGGAAAAATTCGAAAAAGACGTCGCGCCAGGCGGTTTGATCATAATAGACACGACGCTTGTCAAAAAAGGCGTGTCGAGGAAAGACGTCCAGGTTCTGGCAAAGCCTTTCAGCGAAATAGCCGATAAAGAACTTAAAAACACGAAAGTGACAAACTCGCTGATACTCGGAGCACTCATTGGATTGACAGGATTAATCGATAAAACCGCAGTATTCGACGCTTTTAAGACTCACATCTCCCGCGAAAACCTCATAGAGATAAACAAAAGCGCTTTGGAAAAAGGGATGAACCTGACTGATTGA